One genomic segment of Sorex araneus isolate mSorAra2 chromosome X, mSorAra2.pri, whole genome shotgun sequence includes these proteins:
- the UGP2 gene encoding UTP--glucose-1-phosphate uridylyltransferase isoform X1, producing MSLFVQDLSKAMSQDGASQFQEVIRQELELSVKKELEKILTTAPSHEVEHTKKDLDGFRKLFHRFLQEKGPSVDWGKIQRPPEDSIQPYEKIKARGLPDNISSVLNKLVVVKLNGGLGTSMGCKGPKSLIGVRNENTFLDLTVQQIEHLNKTYNTDVPLVLMNSFNTDEDTKKILQKYNHCRVKIYTFNQSRYPRINKESFLPVAKDVSYSGENTEAWYPPGHGDIYASFYNSGLLDTFIGEGKEYIFVSNIDNLGATVDLYILNHLMNPPNGKRCEFVMEVTNKTRADVKGGTLTQYEGKLRLVEIAQVPKAHVDEFKSVSKFKIFNTNNLWISLAAVKRLQEQNAIDMEIIVNPKTLDGGLNVIQLETAVGAAIKSFENSLGINVPRSRFLPVKTTSDLLLVMSNLYSLKAGSLTMSEKREFPTVPLVKLGSSFTKVQDYLRRFESIPDMLELDHLTVSGDVTFGKNVSLKGTVIIIANHGDRIDIPPGAVLENKIVSGNLRILDH from the exons ATCTTAGCAAAGCTATGTCTCAAGATGGTGCTTCCCAGTTCCAAGAAGTCATTCGACAAGAACTTGAATTATCTGTGAAGAAGGAACTAGAAAAAATACTCACCACAGCACCATCACATGAGGTTGAG CACACTAAAAAAGACCTGGATGGATTCAGAAAACTGTTTCATAGATTTTTGCAAGAAAAGGGCCCTTCTGTGGATTGGGGGAAAATTCAGAGACCTCCAGAAGATTCG attcAACCTTATGAAAAGATAAAGGCCCGGGGCTTACCTGATAATATATCTTCTGTGTTAAACAAGCTGGTGGTGGTGAAACTCAATGGTGGCTTGGGAACCAGCATGGGCTGCAAAGGTCCCAAAAGTCTGATTGGTGTGAGGAATGAGAATACCTTTTTGGATCTGACAGTTCAGCAAATTGAA CATTTGAACAAAACCTACAATACAGATGTTCCACTTGTTCTAATGAATTCTTTCAACACCGatgaagatacaaaaaaaatactACAGAAGTACAACCACTGTCGTGTGAAAATCTACACTTTTAATCAAAGCAG gtacCCACGGATTAATAAAGAATCTTTTTTGCCAGTAGCAAAGGATGTATCTTACTCAGGGGAAAACACAGAAGCTTGGTACCCACCAGGCCATGGCGATATTTATGCCAGTTTCTACAATTCTGGTTTGCTTGATACCTTTATAGGAGAAGgcaaagaatatatttttgtgtcTAACATAGACAATCTGGGTGCCACAGTGGATCTTTATATTCTTAATCATTTAATGAACCCACCGAATGGAAAACGCTGTGAATTTGTCATGGAAGTCACAAATAAAACACGTGCAGATGTGAAG GGTGGGACACTTACTCAGTATGAAGGCAAACTGAGATTGGTGGAAATTGCTCAAGTGCCAAAAGCACATGTTGATGAATTCAAGTCTGtgtcaaaattcaaaatatttaacacaAACAACCTATGGATCTCTCTTGCAGCAGTTAAAAGACTGCAAGAACAAAATGCTATTGACATGGAAATCATTGTGAATCCAAAA ACTTTGGATGGAGGCCTAAATGTCATTCAGTTAGAAACTGCAGTAGGAGCAGCCATTAAAAGTTTTGAGAATTCTCTAGGTATCAATGTTCCTAGGAGCCGTTTTCTGCCTGTGAAAACAACATCAGATCTCTTGCTTGTGATGTCAAACCTCTACAGCCTTaaagctggttctttgacaaTGAGTGAAAAGCGGGAATTTCCTACAGTGCCCTTAGTTAAATTAGGCAGTTCTTTTACAAAG GTTCAAGATTATCTGAGGAGATTTGAAAGTATACCAGATATGCTTGAATTGGATCACCTTACAGTTTCAGGAGATGTGACATTTGGCAAGAATGTTTCTTTAAAG GGAACAGTTATCATCATTGCCAATCATGGTGACAGAATTGACATCCCACCTGGAGCAGTATTAGAGAACAAGATTGTCTCTGGGAACCTTCGTATCTTGGACCACTGA
- the UGP2 gene encoding UTP--glucose-1-phosphate uridylyltransferase isoform X2: MSQDGASQFQEVIRQELELSVKKELEKILTTAPSHEVEHTKKDLDGFRKLFHRFLQEKGPSVDWGKIQRPPEDSIQPYEKIKARGLPDNISSVLNKLVVVKLNGGLGTSMGCKGPKSLIGVRNENTFLDLTVQQIEHLNKTYNTDVPLVLMNSFNTDEDTKKILQKYNHCRVKIYTFNQSRYPRINKESFLPVAKDVSYSGENTEAWYPPGHGDIYASFYNSGLLDTFIGEGKEYIFVSNIDNLGATVDLYILNHLMNPPNGKRCEFVMEVTNKTRADVKGGTLTQYEGKLRLVEIAQVPKAHVDEFKSVSKFKIFNTNNLWISLAAVKRLQEQNAIDMEIIVNPKTLDGGLNVIQLETAVGAAIKSFENSLGINVPRSRFLPVKTTSDLLLVMSNLYSLKAGSLTMSEKREFPTVPLVKLGSSFTKVQDYLRRFESIPDMLELDHLTVSGDVTFGKNVSLKGTVIIIANHGDRIDIPPGAVLENKIVSGNLRILDH; the protein is encoded by the exons ATGTCTCAAGATGGTGCTTCCCAGTTCCAAGAAGTCATTCGACAAGAACTTGAATTATCTGTGAAGAAGGAACTAGAAAAAATACTCACCACAGCACCATCACATGAGGTTGAG CACACTAAAAAAGACCTGGATGGATTCAGAAAACTGTTTCATAGATTTTTGCAAGAAAAGGGCCCTTCTGTGGATTGGGGGAAAATTCAGAGACCTCCAGAAGATTCG attcAACCTTATGAAAAGATAAAGGCCCGGGGCTTACCTGATAATATATCTTCTGTGTTAAACAAGCTGGTGGTGGTGAAACTCAATGGTGGCTTGGGAACCAGCATGGGCTGCAAAGGTCCCAAAAGTCTGATTGGTGTGAGGAATGAGAATACCTTTTTGGATCTGACAGTTCAGCAAATTGAA CATTTGAACAAAACCTACAATACAGATGTTCCACTTGTTCTAATGAATTCTTTCAACACCGatgaagatacaaaaaaaatactACAGAAGTACAACCACTGTCGTGTGAAAATCTACACTTTTAATCAAAGCAG gtacCCACGGATTAATAAAGAATCTTTTTTGCCAGTAGCAAAGGATGTATCTTACTCAGGGGAAAACACAGAAGCTTGGTACCCACCAGGCCATGGCGATATTTATGCCAGTTTCTACAATTCTGGTTTGCTTGATACCTTTATAGGAGAAGgcaaagaatatatttttgtgtcTAACATAGACAATCTGGGTGCCACAGTGGATCTTTATATTCTTAATCATTTAATGAACCCACCGAATGGAAAACGCTGTGAATTTGTCATGGAAGTCACAAATAAAACACGTGCAGATGTGAAG GGTGGGACACTTACTCAGTATGAAGGCAAACTGAGATTGGTGGAAATTGCTCAAGTGCCAAAAGCACATGTTGATGAATTCAAGTCTGtgtcaaaattcaaaatatttaacacaAACAACCTATGGATCTCTCTTGCAGCAGTTAAAAGACTGCAAGAACAAAATGCTATTGACATGGAAATCATTGTGAATCCAAAA ACTTTGGATGGAGGCCTAAATGTCATTCAGTTAGAAACTGCAGTAGGAGCAGCCATTAAAAGTTTTGAGAATTCTCTAGGTATCAATGTTCCTAGGAGCCGTTTTCTGCCTGTGAAAACAACATCAGATCTCTTGCTTGTGATGTCAAACCTCTACAGCCTTaaagctggttctttgacaaTGAGTGAAAAGCGGGAATTTCCTACAGTGCCCTTAGTTAAATTAGGCAGTTCTTTTACAAAG GTTCAAGATTATCTGAGGAGATTTGAAAGTATACCAGATATGCTTGAATTGGATCACCTTACAGTTTCAGGAGATGTGACATTTGGCAAGAATGTTTCTTTAAAG GGAACAGTTATCATCATTGCCAATCATGGTGACAGAATTGACATCCCACCTGGAGCAGTATTAGAGAACAAGATTGTCTCTGGGAACCTTCGTATCTTGGACCACTGA